From a region of the Parachlamydiales bacterium genome:
- the bioA gene encoding adenosylmethionine--8-amino-7-oxononanoate transaminase, translating to MAIPTLDSQLTQRDRAIIWHPFTQYETDPLPIAIVKAQGAYLYSDMGTRYIDAVSSWWTNLHGHSHPYIAEKIYEQAQNLQHVMFADYTHEPAILLAERLKAILPPGLNRFFYSDNGSTAVEAALKIIFQFWHNKGAAPEKDVLICFKGGYHGDTFGAMSAAGKTSFNRPFWPFMFDVEWIDPPFAGKEEESYAQLNALIEHKSVAGFIFEPIIQGFNGMKSHSAKGLDVLMEICEKNNILTIADEVMTGFGRTGPLFACEYLKHTPDIICLAKGLTGGALPLALTVCKDFIFEGFQSQDRAAAFLHGHTYTANPLGCAAALASLDLLLTNDCSAQRARIEASHLQFKEQYQHLWERCEVQGTILSLEYKTREGDSGYFSSLKQRIVPHFFAKHVVLRPFGNYVHVLPPYCVSEEDLYHIYQTLLESLSC from the coding sequence ATGGCAATTCCAACTTTAGATTCCCAGCTAACACAGCGTGATAGAGCCATCATTTGGCATCCCTTTACCCAATACGAAACTGACCCATTGCCCATAGCGATAGTGAAAGCGCAAGGAGCCTACCTTTATTCTGACATGGGTACACGTTATATCGATGCTGTCTCTTCCTGGTGGACAAATCTGCACGGACACTCCCATCCCTACATCGCAGAAAAAATCTATGAACAAGCGCAAAACCTGCAGCATGTGATGTTTGCTGACTATACGCACGAACCTGCGATATTGTTGGCGGAACGTTTAAAAGCTATTTTACCCCCAGGCCTCAACCGCTTCTTCTACTCAGACAACGGTTCCACGGCAGTGGAGGCTGCACTAAAAATTATTTTCCAGTTTTGGCATAACAAAGGTGCCGCTCCCGAAAAAGACGTCCTTATCTGCTTTAAGGGCGGCTATCATGGAGATACCTTTGGGGCAATGTCCGCCGCAGGAAAAACCAGCTTTAACCGCCCCTTCTGGCCTTTCATGTTCGATGTGGAATGGATCGATCCCCCTTTTGCTGGAAAAGAAGAGGAATCGTATGCACAATTGAATGCCTTGATTGAGCATAAGAGCGTTGCCGGATTCATCTTTGAGCCCATCATCCAAGGGTTTAATGGTATGAAAAGCCATTCAGCTAAGGGCTTGGATGTACTCATGGAGATTTGCGAGAAAAACAATATTCTGACTATAGCAGACGAAGTAATGACCGGTTTCGGTAGAACAGGCCCCCTCTTCGCATGCGAATATTTGAAACATACTCCGGATATTATTTGCTTAGCCAAAGGCCTTACTGGTGGTGCCTTACCGTTAGCACTGACTGTTTGCAAAGACTTTATCTTTGAAGGTTTCCAATCCCAAGACAGAGCTGCTGCTTTTCTTCATGGACATACCTATACCGCCAACCCCTTAGGATGTGCAGCAGCCTTAGCGAGTCTGGACTTGCTTTTGACCAATGACTGTTCAGCCCAGCGTGCTAGAATAGAAGCATCACACCTTCAGTTTAAGGAACAGTACCAACACTTATGGGAGCGGTGCGAAGTCCAAGGCACTATCTTAAGTCTGGAATATAAAACGCGAGAGGGCGATAGTGGCTACTTCAGCTCGTTAAAACAGCGGATTGTCCCGCATTTTTTTGCTAAACACGTCGTTTTGCGCCCTTTTGGCAACTACGTTCACGTCCTTCCTCCCTATTGTGTGAGTGAAGAAGACTTATATCATATCTATCAAACCCTATTGGAAAGTTTATCATGTTGA
- a CDS encoding pyridoxal phosphate-dependent aminotransferase family protein has protein sequence MLLQLNNLLRKRLEARMLEGTLRSLKYTSGLVDFTSNDYLGLALDTDGRSPEKLSRGSTGSRLLTGHSEPIESLENKIAKYHHAEAALIFNTGYAANQGLMDSLLKEDVSVIYDLHCHASVQDGLRFTKGKSYPFFHNDTKHLKKRLEDVRKKRHPIFVVVESVYSMDGSLAPLKEMSALCDEYGAGLIVDEAHAIGVYGKKGEGRVVAEGIEDKVFARVLAYGKAFGVFGGAVLGSQLLKQYLINFARPFCYSTALPPYAIKAIDISYSKIHEADTQRNKLFALISYFESLSRQYSLVKDFHFSPIQSMVIPGNSRVKAAAMALATEGYDVRPILSPTVKKGQEILRLILHSFNTPSQVESLLHLLKGHL, from the coding sequence ATGCTCTTGCAGTTAAATAATTTACTGCGAAAAAGGTTGGAAGCAAGGATGCTGGAAGGCACCTTGCGTTCCCTTAAATATACTTCAGGACTAGTCGACTTCACCTCTAACGATTACTTGGGATTAGCACTGGATACTGATGGTAGGTCGCCCGAAAAGTTAAGCCGTGGATCTACAGGATCACGATTATTGACCGGGCATTCTGAACCTATAGAATCCTTAGAAAACAAAATCGCAAAATATCATCACGCTGAAGCAGCCTTGATTTTCAATACAGGTTACGCGGCTAATCAAGGGTTAATGGATTCTCTTTTAAAGGAGGATGTCTCTGTGATTTATGACCTACATTGCCACGCCTCAGTCCAAGATGGACTGCGATTTACCAAGGGCAAAAGCTATCCCTTTTTTCACAATGATACCAAACATCTAAAAAAACGTTTAGAAGATGTGCGTAAAAAGCGCCATCCAATTTTTGTTGTCGTAGAGTCAGTCTATTCCATGGATGGGTCCTTAGCCCCACTAAAAGAGATGAGCGCTCTTTGTGATGAATATGGAGCGGGTCTGATTGTGGATGAGGCCCACGCTATCGGAGTCTATGGAAAAAAAGGCGAAGGGCGCGTCGTTGCAGAAGGTATAGAGGATAAAGTTTTCGCACGTGTGCTTGCATATGGCAAAGCTTTTGGAGTATTTGGCGGAGCCGTCCTTGGGAGTCAGCTTCTGAAGCAATACCTTATCAATTTCGCACGTCCCTTTTGCTATTCGACAGCTCTTCCACCATACGCCATAAAAGCTATTGATATTAGCTACAGTAAGATCCATGAGGCGGATACTCAGAGAAATAAACTTTTTGCGCTGATAAGCTATTTTGAAAGCTTAAGTAGGCAATATAGTTTAGTGAAGGATTTCCATTTCTCTCCAATACAATCTATGGTGATTCCCGGAAACTCCCGCGTAAAAGCAGCGGCTATGGCTTTGGCAACGGAGGGATATGATGTACGCCCTATCCTTAGTCCTACAGTCAAAAAAGGGCAGGAAATTTTACGCTTAATTTTGCATTCTTTCAATACCCCTTCGCAAGTAGAGTCTCTCTTGCATTTACTTAAGGGTCATTTATGA
- a CDS encoding DUF2490 domain-containing protein: MQKIFHIILLLLVLPLYIKANDHLIEFWPQFNIGQWEKDKWKLEAHIELRFTEPITRLRYFEYSEKLAYQAFKYLNFRAGLTYITEKKFDQVKYRYNTRLEFEANPSLPLGEKTLLTLRNRLELRKFQDNNAINFRSRHRLRVAIEPSSKTTFKTISMSDEIFYDYTQDQFVENRYIPIQFEFEVSSELDIALYLMLKSSQATSGWSQSFIIGSNFDF; this comes from the coding sequence ATGCAAAAAATATTTCATATCATTCTACTCCTATTAGTTCTTCCGCTTTACATTAAAGCTAACGACCATCTCATCGAATTTTGGCCACAATTTAACATTGGTCAATGGGAAAAAGATAAGTGGAAGCTAGAAGCTCATATTGAATTACGTTTTACAGAGCCTATTACACGTCTTCGTTATTTTGAATATTCTGAGAAGCTTGCATACCAAGCATTTAAGTATTTAAATTTTCGTGCAGGGTTAACGTATATTACTGAGAAAAAGTTTGATCAGGTGAAATACCGTTATAATACACGCTTAGAATTTGAGGCGAATCCCTCTTTGCCCTTAGGTGAGAAAACCCTGTTGACATTAAGGAATAGGCTTGAACTCCGTAAGTTCCAGGATAACAATGCAATTAATTTTCGCTCTAGGCATAGGCTGCGTGTGGCTATTGAACCTTCAAGCAAAACAACTTTCAAAACCATTTCTATGTCTGACGAGATATTCTACGATTACACCCAAGATCAATTCGTGGAAAATAGATATATCCCTATACAGTTCGAATTTGAGGTATCCTCAGAACTTGATATAGCCTTATACCTTATGCTGAAAAGCTCACAAGCTACGAGCGGGTGGAGCCAAAGCTTTATCATTGGCTCCAATTTTGACTTCTGA
- the bioD gene encoding dethiobiotin synthase: protein MRVAVAGIGTDVGKTVVSAILAEKLQADYWKPIQSGQLDQSDTLMVKSLSRDALVCHPEAYRFEQPVSPHLAARLEQREILPESIIPPETIRPLIIELAGGVLSPLNDTLTQLDCYASWNCRWIIVSKHYLGSINHTLMTYECLRQIQVDIAGIIFNGKVNEASEEFILNYTRLACLGRLSEEPILNFNIIQRYAKQWQFQL, encoded by the coding sequence ATGAGAGTTGCTGTCGCAGGAATAGGTACTGATGTCGGCAAAACCGTAGTTTCGGCTATTCTGGCCGAAAAGCTACAAGCTGACTATTGGAAGCCTATTCAGTCCGGTCAATTAGATCAATCAGACACATTGATGGTTAAGTCTCTTTCCCGTGATGCTTTAGTATGTCATCCGGAAGCTTATCGATTCGAACAACCGGTCTCACCACATCTAGCGGCTCGTTTAGAACAAAGAGAGATACTTCCAGAGTCCATCATTCCCCCTGAAACAATACGTCCATTGATTATCGAACTTGCAGGAGGGGTGCTATCCCCCTTGAATGATACACTGACCCAACTAGACTGCTATGCATCCTGGAATTGCCGGTGGATTATCGTCTCGAAGCATTATCTAGGCAGCATTAACCATACTCTCATGACATATGAATGCCTCCGGCAAATACAGGTTGACATTGCCGGTATCATTTTCAATGGGAAAGTGAATGAGGCTAGCGAGGAATTCATTTTGAACTATACGCGCTTAGCTTGCTTAGGAAGGCTTAGCGAAGAACCTATACTAAATTTTAATATTATCCAAAGGTACGCTAAGCAATGGCAATTCCAACTTTAG